In Deinococcus proteolyticus MRP, a single genomic region encodes these proteins:
- a CDS encoding aspartate-semialdehyde dehydrogenase, whose product MKLAIVGATGAVGHELLKVLEGSRLPIDELQLYASPRSAGTQLPFRGENLTVQAMPEGAIPADVILASAGGSISLEMAPKWVAGGSVVIDNSSAFRYDPSVPLVVPEVNGAVALEHQGIIANPNCTTAIAAVAVYPIHQRYGVRRMIVSTYQATSGAGQKGIEELQEQTRQELAGESYTPAAFAHPIAFNVIPHIDAFQDNGYTKEEMKVVWETRKIFGDESLQVSCTAVRIPTFRTHAEAITLELERPATPQEVRELLSGAAGVEVRDDVTEKVYPMPLTATGKYDVEVGRIRQSLVFDGGIELFVAGDQLLKGAALNAVQIAEYLYEQGALK is encoded by the coding sequence ATGAAACTTGCGATTGTCGGAGCCACCGGAGCCGTGGGGCACGAGCTGCTCAAAGTGCTGGAAGGCAGCCGCCTGCCCATCGACGAGCTGCAGCTGTACGCCAGCCCCCGCTCGGCGGGAACGCAGCTGCCCTTCCGGGGCGAGAACCTCACCGTCCAGGCGATGCCCGAGGGGGCCATTCCCGCAGACGTGATTCTGGCCTCGGCAGGCGGCAGCATCAGCCTGGAAATGGCCCCCAAATGGGTGGCGGGCGGCTCGGTGGTGATTGATAACTCCAGCGCTTTTCGCTACGACCCCAGCGTGCCGCTGGTGGTGCCCGAAGTGAACGGCGCGGTGGCCCTGGAGCATCAGGGCATCATCGCCAACCCCAACTGCACCACGGCCATCGCGGCGGTGGCGGTCTATCCCATCCACCAGCGCTACGGCGTGCGGCGGATGATTGTCAGCACCTATCAGGCGACTTCGGGCGCGGGCCAAAAGGGCATTGAGGAACTGCAGGAGCAGACCCGTCAGGAGCTGGCCGGCGAGAGCTACACGCCGGCTGCGTTCGCGCATCCCATCGCTTTTAACGTGATTCCTCACATTGACGCCTTCCAGGACAACGGTTACACCAAAGAAGAGATGAAAGTGGTCTGGGAAACGCGCAAGATTTTCGGGGACGAGTCGCTGCAGGTCAGCTGCACGGCGGTGCGGATTCCGACTTTTCGCACCCACGCCGAGGCGATTACGCTGGAGCTGGAGCGCCCCGCCACCCCGCAGGAGGTACGCGAACTGCTGTCGGGCGCTGCGGGCGTGGAAGTGCGCGATGACGTGACCGAGAAGGTGTATCCCATGCCGCTCACCGCCACCGGCAAGTACGACGTGGAAGTGGGCCGCATCCGCCAGAGCCTGGTCTTCGACGGAGGCATTGAGCTGTTTGTGGCCGGGGACCAGCTGCTCAAGGGTGCGGCCCTGAATGCGGTGCAGATTGCCGAGTACCTGTACGAGCAAGGCGCACTGAAGTGA
- a CDS encoding cytochrome c biogenesis CcdA family protein, whose protein sequence is MVEAASAPTLTVAFVAGLLSFLSPCVLPLVPSYLGVIGGTRAPLVRALGFIAGFGLVFVALGATASALGALLAPHKLLLGRLAGALIVFFGLVMLGVIRLPWMMRDTRQLSAADRYGPVALGAAFAFGWSPCLGPALGSILGLAASTSSLSQGVVLLLTYTLGLAAPFLLAALLWDRINLRGLNRYAGIFEKVGGAILVAVGLLMLSGYFTVLAAFFYSVMPQWLRV, encoded by the coding sequence ATGGTCGAAGCTGCCAGCGCCCCCACCCTCACGGTCGCCTTTGTCGCCGGGTTGCTGTCTTTTCTCAGCCCCTGCGTGCTGCCGCTGGTGCCCAGTTACCTGGGGGTCATCGGCGGCACGCGGGCACCTCTGGTTCGGGCGCTGGGCTTTATCGCCGGGTTCGGGCTGGTGTTCGTGGCCCTGGGAGCCACCGCCAGTGCGCTCGGGGCGCTGCTGGCCCCGCACAAGTTGCTGCTGGGACGCTTGGCCGGTGCCCTGATCGTCTTTTTCGGACTGGTGATGCTGGGCGTGATTCGCCTGCCCTGGATGATGCGCGACACCCGGCAGCTCAGCGCCGCCGACCGCTACGGCCCAGTGGCGCTGGGCGCGGCGTTCGCGTTCGGCTGGAGCCCCTGTCTGGGGCCGGCGCTGGGCAGCATCCTGGGCCTGGCTGCCAGCACCAGTTCGCTGTCGCAGGGCGTGGTGCTGCTGCTGACCTACACGCTGGGCCTGGCCGCGCCGTTTCTGCTGGCGGCGCTGCTCTGGGACCGCATCAACCTGCGGGGCCTGAACCGCTACGCCGGCATTTTCGAGAAGGTTGGCGGCGCCATCCTGGTGGCGGTGGGCCTGCTGATGCTGAGCGGTTATTTCACGGTGCTGGCGGCCTTTTTCTACAGCGTCATGCCCCAGTGGCTGCGGGTCTGA
- a CDS encoding MogA/MoaB family molybdenum cofactor biosynthesis protein, whose translation MSPSPVPPAAHLPATFLALRCGVLTVSDTRTLDTDRSGQFLVGALQAAGHEVAGYRIVPDEREAVESQLRGWQAASFDLMLSTGGTGITGRDVTVPAVEALLTKPLPGFGELFRMLSYQEVGGAAMLSRAVGGLAGRTLLFALPGSLGAVRTGWTLLEGQLQHLAAEVRRQGQP comes from the coding sequence ATGTCTCCTTCCCCGGTTCCTCCCGCAGCGCACCTGCCGGCCACCTTTTTGGCCCTGCGCTGCGGTGTACTGACGGTCAGCGACACCCGCACCCTGGACACTGACCGCAGCGGACAGTTCCTGGTGGGTGCACTGCAGGCAGCCGGACACGAGGTCGCCGGCTACCGCATCGTGCCCGACGAGCGGGAGGCGGTAGAAAGCCAGCTGCGCGGGTGGCAGGCGGCCAGCTTCGACCTGATGCTCAGTACAGGCGGCACCGGCATTACCGGGCGCGACGTGACCGTGCCGGCAGTGGAAGCCCTGCTGACCAAGCCGCTGCCCGGCTTCGGAGAGCTGTTCCGCATGCTGTCGTATCAGGAGGTGGGCGGCGCCGCGATGCTGTCACGGGCCGTCGGCGGGCTGGCCGGGCGCACGCTCCTGTTTGCACTGCCCGGCTCGCTGGGCGCGGTGCGGACCGGCTGGACACTGCTGGAAGGCCAGCTGCAACACCTGGCCGCCGAGGTGCGGCGGCAGGGCCAGCCCTGA
- a CDS encoding ATP-binding cassette domain-containing protein: MTATTEYAVQLRGVWLRLGREAVLRGVDLDIPHSGHMTLLGPNGAGKTSLLRLLASALRPTRGEGRILGYDLRDAAAVREQIHLMPVDAALYPDLTCRENLEFALRMHGRGLEGVGAALARVGLQTAADRRARFLSAGMRKRLALARASLLARPLTLVDEPFANLDAAGRALVLELLGELAGQGSTLVIAAHEPELAAQLAPRQLYLEAGHLREVVR, from the coding sequence ATGACGGCCACGACTGAATATGCCGTGCAGCTGCGCGGAGTCTGGCTGCGGCTGGGCCGGGAAGCGGTGCTGCGTGGCGTGGATTTGGACATTCCCCACAGCGGGCACATGACCCTGCTGGGTCCCAACGGCGCGGGCAAGACCAGCCTGCTGCGGCTGCTGGCCTCGGCGCTGCGGCCCACACGCGGGGAGGGCCGCATTCTGGGCTACGACCTGCGCGACGCGGCCGCCGTGCGCGAGCAGATTCATCTGATGCCGGTGGACGCCGCGCTTTACCCGGACCTCACCTGCCGCGAGAATCTGGAATTCGCGCTGCGGATGCATGGCCGCGGCCTGGAAGGTGTGGGGGCAGCCCTGGCCCGCGTGGGCCTGCAGACCGCCGCCGACCGCCGCGCCCGCTTTCTCTCGGCGGGAATGCGTAAGCGGCTGGCGCTGGCCCGCGCCTCCCTGCTGGCCCGCCCACTGACCCTGGTCGACGAACCGTTCGCCAACCTCGACGCGGCGGGGCGGGCACTGGTGCTGGAGCTGCTGGGCGAACTGGCCGGGCAGGGCAGCACCCTGGTGATTGCCGCCCACGAGCCGGAGCTGGCCGCGCAGCTGGCCCCCCGACAGCTGTATCTGGAAGCGGGCCACTTGCGCGAGGTGGTCCGGTGA
- a CDS encoding heme exporter protein CcmB encodes MSALRVAWAVAAKDLRLAGRTRDALLATTFYVALVLLVQGFALGAPDGRSAGATANLAAGAVWTALTLASAVAAGRAFAAESEAGALEQLLLYPAAPAAIYLGKLLGVLLPLLLIAGVTLPTGLLLFGALGAGQALPWPALLATLLLGIFGLSAATTFYASLTVNLRAREALLPALAFPLLVPLVIATVRITSVLLTGGWTDEALSWAGFLLAFDLGTVVLAAWLFGYAVEG; translated from the coding sequence GTGAGTGCCCTGCGGGTAGCCTGGGCGGTGGCGGCCAAGGACCTGCGGCTGGCGGGCCGGACCCGCGACGCGCTGTTGGCCACCACCTTTTATGTGGCGCTGGTGCTGCTGGTGCAGGGGTTTGCCCTCGGTGCTCCGGACGGCCGCAGCGCCGGGGCCACCGCCAACCTGGCAGCCGGGGCGGTGTGGACGGCGCTCACCCTGGCCTCAGCCGTGGCAGCGGGCCGGGCCTTTGCCGCCGAATCTGAAGCGGGGGCACTGGAGCAGCTGCTGCTCTACCCTGCCGCGCCCGCTGCGATCTATCTGGGCAAGCTGCTGGGGGTCCTGCTGCCACTGCTGCTGATTGCGGGGGTCACCCTGCCCACCGGCCTGCTGCTGTTCGGTGCGCTGGGTGCGGGGCAAGCCCTGCCGTGGCCGGCACTGCTGGCAACCCTGCTGCTGGGTATCTTTGGGCTGAGTGCGGCCACCACCTTCTATGCCAGCCTGACGGTGAATCTGCGGGCCCGCGAGGCCCTGCTGCCTGCGCTGGCCTTCCCGCTCCTGGTGCCGCTGGTAATTGCCACCGTGCGGATCACTTCCGTTCTCCTGACCGGCGGCTGGACAGACGAAGCGCTGTCCTGGGCAGGGTTTTTGCTGGCGTTTGATCTGGGCACAGTGGTGCTGGCGGCGTGGTTGTTCGGATATGCGGTGGAAGGGTGA